A genome region from Natronosalvus rutilus includes the following:
- a CDS encoding DUF502 domain-containing protein translates to MAIPDSPDGAPASPREAGKSLYEGTLDVLMTGIAIIVPLVITLYVLQIVLDFITNALVPFIELLQWFGIIDWFRRTELVGALVQMGLYPYIIGFLTELITLALLLGIVIVVGSIGRHRYGERAIEMVDLAIAAIPGFGTVYKSFRRMGDVMLDNEAENFQEIKLVQCFDDDIYVIGFETSTSPETIADVTGHDEMVTLFIPLAPNPVTGGFLTHVPKSRVMDVDMTIEEGVRSILTSGVATGESASDPTPVTMGDLEKVTDIDRLQEAITTDDGSVDDDGESR, encoded by the coding sequence ATGGCGATTCCAGACTCGCCCGACGGGGCACCGGCCTCTCCCAGAGAAGCTGGCAAGTCCCTCTACGAAGGAACGCTCGACGTATTGATGACCGGCATCGCGATCATCGTTCCGCTCGTCATCACCCTCTACGTGTTGCAGATCGTCCTCGATTTCATCACCAACGCGCTGGTTCCGTTCATCGAACTCCTGCAGTGGTTCGGGATCATCGACTGGTTCCGACGCACGGAACTCGTCGGCGCTCTCGTCCAGATGGGGCTCTACCCCTACATTATCGGCTTTCTCACGGAACTCATAACTCTCGCACTCCTGTTAGGGATCGTCATCGTCGTCGGATCGATTGGCCGCCACCGCTACGGTGAGCGAGCCATCGAAATGGTCGACCTCGCAATCGCCGCTATTCCCGGGTTCGGAACCGTCTACAAGAGCTTTCGTCGCATGGGCGACGTCATGCTCGACAACGAGGCGGAGAACTTCCAGGAGATCAAACTCGTCCAGTGTTTCGATGACGACATCTACGTGATCGGCTTCGAGACGAGTACGTCGCCAGAGACGATCGCGGACGTGACCGGCCACGACGAGATGGTCACGCTGTTCATCCCGCTCGCGCCGAACCCGGTTACCGGCGGGTTCCTGACGCACGTCCCGAAAAGCCGCGTCATGGACGTCGACATGACGATCGAGGAGGGCGTCCGGAGCATCCTCACGAGCGGCGTCGCCACCGGTGAATCCGCCAGCGACCCAACCCCGGTCACCATGGGCGACCTCGAGAAGGTCACGGACATCGACCGACTCCAAGAAGCGATTACCACCGACGACGGATCCGTCGACGATGATGGCGAATCACGGTAA
- a CDS encoding DUF7344 domain-containing protein: MEALPSSEADEQLTADVILELLANRRRRYLLYALRGRTVPIELSKLAEEVAGWEHDVHPDEVAKNEYKSVYVSSVQCHVPKLADAGVVDHDEDNHTVILAENFEQLEPYLRVVIKDEPENSRLHDALEVERGDGLLGSLRQRLKS, from the coding sequence ATGGAAGCGCTTCCCTCGAGTGAGGCAGACGAGCAACTCACGGCGGACGTAATTCTGGAGTTGCTCGCCAACCGCCGTCGTCGGTACCTCCTCTACGCGCTTCGCGGCCGCACGGTGCCCATCGAGTTATCGAAACTGGCCGAAGAAGTCGCTGGCTGGGAGCACGACGTGCACCCCGACGAGGTCGCGAAAAACGAGTACAAGAGCGTGTACGTTTCATCGGTCCAGTGTCACGTTCCGAAGCTCGCCGACGCCGGCGTGGTCGACCACGACGAGGACAACCACACGGTCATCCTCGCCGAGAACTTCGAACAGCTCGAGCCGTATCTCAGGGTGGTGATCAAGGACGAACCCGAGAACTCGCGGCTCCACGATGCGCTCGAGGTCGAACGCGGCGACGGGTTGCTCGGGTCGCTTCGCCAGCGGCTCAAGTCCTGA
- a CDS encoding DUF192 domain-containing protein — MRQSYRRVWSALVVVVVVVVVGYGLVQLSILPAPWTTDAGDVRVVDEGGTTKLAVDVEVADTWEERYTGLSDHDSLENGTGMLFVYSDEDDRTYVMREMDFDIDIIFIGADREITAIHHARAPEAGEDGEDLRYSGEAKWVLEVPRGTANESNLEVGDEVEIDLED, encoded by the coding sequence ATGCGACAGTCCTACAGGCGCGTCTGGTCTGCGCTCGTCGTCGTGGTCGTCGTGGTCGTCGTCGGCTACGGGCTCGTCCAACTCTCGATTCTCCCCGCGCCATGGACCACCGACGCAGGGGACGTCCGGGTCGTCGACGAGGGCGGGACCACCAAACTCGCCGTCGACGTCGAGGTCGCCGATACCTGGGAGGAGCGCTACACCGGTCTCAGCGACCACGACTCCCTCGAGAACGGCACGGGAATGCTGTTCGTCTACAGCGACGAGGACGATCGCACCTACGTCATGCGCGAGATGGACTTCGACATCGACATCATCTTCATCGGGGCCGACCGCGAGATCACTGCAATCCACCACGCACGAGCGCCAGAGGCCGGCGAGGACGGCGAGGACCTCCGGTACTCCGGCGAGGCGAAGTGGGTCCTCGAGGTTCCACGAGGAACGGCCAACGAGTCGAATCTCGAGGTCGGTGACGAGGTCGAGATCGACCTCGAAGACTGA
- a CDS encoding ABC transporter ATP-binding protein — protein MSSADWDEDDPFEEQREKIDNPMQRLVFEYGRPYWFSVTSGITASVFARLLDLIPPILLGLAIDAIFLQDRPFNLRFVPSEWLPTEQADQFTLTVVIIALSFTIGAAFHWLRNWGFNAFAQDIQHDVRTDTYDKMQRLDMEFFADKQTGEMMSILSNDVNQLERFLNDGLNSAFRLGVMVLGIAAVLLTINPQLALVSMAPVPLIAVFTYIFVKKIQPKYAAVRSSVGEVNSRLENNLGGIQVIKADNTENYESGRVEDVSRKYYDTNWGAITIRIKFFPGLQIISGIGFVLTFLVGGYWVFNGAPGPFSGELGVGEFATFILLTQQLVWPMAQFGQIINMYQRAEASAERIFGLMDEQGRIETDVDAPDLEVDEGRVEYDDVTFSYDEEEVIVDDISFDVPGGETIALVGPTGAGKSTVLKLLLRLHDVDDGAIRIDDQDIREVSLPSLRQSMGYVGQQSYLFYGTVKENVTYGTFDASEEEIVEAAKAAEAHDFIQNLPDGYDTMVGERGVKLSGGQRQRLCIARAILKDPEILILDEATSDVDTETEMLIQRSIDHLTEERTTFAIAHRLSTIKDADQIIVLEGGEIVERGSHDELIENDGLYAHLWGVQAGEIDELPQEFIERAQKRTARTQARRGGD, from the coding sequence ATGAGTAGTGCTGATTGGGATGAAGACGACCCGTTCGAGGAACAACGGGAGAAGATCGACAATCCCATGCAACGCCTGGTGTTCGAGTATGGCCGGCCGTACTGGTTCTCAGTTACGTCCGGGATTACCGCGAGCGTTTTCGCCCGTTTGCTCGATCTGATTCCGCCGATTTTGCTCGGACTGGCGATCGACGCGATATTTCTGCAGGACCGCCCCTTCAACCTACGGTTCGTTCCGAGCGAGTGGTTGCCGACCGAACAGGCCGATCAGTTCACCCTGACGGTCGTCATTATTGCGCTCTCGTTTACGATCGGCGCGGCGTTTCACTGGCTTCGCAACTGGGGGTTCAACGCGTTCGCACAGGACATCCAGCACGACGTGCGAACGGACACCTACGACAAGATGCAGCGCCTCGACATGGAGTTCTTCGCCGACAAGCAAACCGGCGAAATGATGTCTATTCTCTCGAACGACGTCAACCAACTCGAGCGATTTCTCAACGACGGGCTCAACTCGGCGTTCCGGCTCGGGGTGATGGTCCTCGGGATCGCTGCGGTGCTGCTGACGATCAATCCGCAACTGGCCCTCGTCTCGATGGCCCCCGTGCCCCTGATCGCCGTCTTCACGTACATCTTCGTCAAGAAGATCCAGCCGAAGTACGCCGCGGTGCGCTCGAGCGTCGGGGAGGTCAACTCCCGCCTCGAGAACAACCTCGGGGGCATCCAGGTGATCAAGGCCGACAATACCGAAAACTACGAATCTGGGCGCGTCGAGGACGTCTCCCGGAAGTACTATGACACGAACTGGGGGGCGATTACCATCCGGATCAAGTTCTTCCCCGGTCTCCAGATCATCTCGGGTATTGGGTTCGTTCTGACGTTCCTCGTGGGCGGCTACTGGGTGTTCAACGGCGCGCCGGGGCCCTTCTCCGGAGAACTCGGTGTCGGCGAGTTCGCGACGTTCATCCTGCTCACCCAACAACTCGTTTGGCCGATGGCCCAGTTCGGACAGATCATCAATATGTACCAACGAGCGGAGGCTTCCGCCGAGCGTATCTTCGGTCTGATGGACGAACAGGGGCGCATCGAGACCGACGTCGACGCGCCCGACCTTGAGGTCGACGAGGGTCGCGTCGAGTACGACGACGTGACGTTCAGCTACGACGAGGAGGAGGTCATCGTCGACGACATCTCGTTCGACGTCCCTGGCGGCGAGACGATCGCTCTCGTCGGTCCGACCGGGGCCGGGAAGTCGACCGTCCTCAAGCTCCTGTTGCGCCTCCACGACGTCGACGACGGGGCCATCCGGATCGACGACCAGGACATTCGCGAGGTCTCCCTTCCGAGCCTGCGCCAGTCGATGGGGTACGTCGGCCAGCAGTCGTACCTCTTCTACGGAACCGTCAAGGAGAACGTCACCTACGGGACCTTCGACGCCAGCGAGGAGGAGATCGTCGAGGCCGCGAAAGCCGCCGAGGCACACGACTTCATCCAGAACCTGCCCGACGGCTACGATACGATGGTCGGCGAGCGCGGCGTCAAACTCTCCGGCGGGCAGCGCCAGCGGCTGTGTATCGCGCGAGCGATCCTCAAAGATCCCGAGATCCTCATCCTGGACGAGGCGACGAGCGACGTCGACACCGAGACCGAGATGCTCATCCAGCGGTCGATCGATCACCTCACGGAAGAGCGGACGACGTTCGCCATCGCTCACCGCCTCTCGACGATCAAGGACGCCGATCAGATCATCGTCCTCGAGGGCGGCGAAATCGTCGAACGGGGTTCCCACGACGAGTTGATCGAAAATGACGGCCTCTATGCCCACCTGTGGGGCGTGCAAGCGGGCGAGATCGACGAACTCCCCCAGGAGTTCATCGAGCGTGCCCAGAAACGGACGGCGCGGACGCAGGCGCGTCGCGGCGGGGATTGA
- a CDS encoding DUF5789 family protein produces the protein MSEDSRELGIELGALQDELKDYDYPVSQDELLENHGDIELEMGEETATLEELIEPLNEDEYQSYEEVEQAVMNMVGDEAIGRKNYSDRTPPAPGEERQKDNPSGEDVQSEDESF, from the coding sequence ATGAGCGAAGATTCCCGCGAACTCGGCATCGAATTGGGGGCGCTCCAGGACGAACTCAAGGACTACGACTACCCCGTTTCACAGGACGAACTGCTCGAGAATCACGGCGACATCGAACTCGAGATGGGCGAGGAGACCGCGACGCTCGAGGAACTCATCGAGCCGCTGAACGAGGACGAGTACCAGTCCTACGAAGAGGTCGAACAGGCCGTCATGAACATGGTCGGCGACGAGGCAATCGGACGGAAGAACTACAGCGATCGGACGCCGCCCGCACCCGGCGAGGAGCGACAGAAGGACAACCCCTCTGGTGAGGACGTCCAGTCCGAAGACGAGTCCTTCTAA
- a CDS encoding creatininase family protein — MHLEEATWTDVADCETDLAVLPLGSTEQHGPHAPLGTDVFTAEAVADAALERIDREVIRAPAIPVSVAEEHRHFPGTMWVSPDTFRAYVRESIDSLAHHGFDRVVIVNGHGGNVDALREVAATITRHDDAYAVPFTWFEAVGEHASEMGHGGPLETALLRQCCPGLVREDRLEDARAGAAERWGEWVSYANLAVDSAEFTENGVVGDPTAGDEKLGAELLELASAGLERLLEAVAERDVSGPERR; from the coding sequence ATGCACCTCGAGGAGGCCACCTGGACCGACGTCGCCGATTGCGAGACCGACCTCGCCGTCCTCCCGCTCGGAAGCACCGAACAGCACGGCCCCCACGCGCCGCTCGGGACGGACGTATTCACTGCCGAAGCCGTCGCGGACGCCGCCCTCGAGCGAATCGACCGCGAGGTGATCCGCGCCCCGGCGATCCCGGTCAGCGTCGCGGAGGAGCACCGCCACTTTCCGGGGACGATGTGGGTCTCGCCCGACACCTTCCGGGCGTACGTTCGCGAATCGATCGACAGCCTCGCCCACCACGGGTTCGACCGCGTCGTGATCGTCAACGGCCACGGCGGGAATGTCGACGCACTGCGGGAGGTCGCGGCGACGATCACCCGCCACGACGACGCGTACGCGGTCCCGTTCACCTGGTTCGAGGCCGTGGGTGAGCACGCGAGCGAGATGGGACACGGCGGGCCTCTGGAGACGGCGCTCTTGCGCCAGTGCTGTCCCGGCCTCGTCCGCGAGGACCGACTCGAGGACGCGAGGGCAGGTGCCGCCGAGCGCTGGGGCGAGTGGGTCAGTTACGCGAACCTGGCGGTCGATTCGGCCGAGTTCACCGAAAACGGGGTTGTCGGCGATCCGACGGCGGGCGACGAGAAACTGGGCGCGGAGCTGCTCGAGTTAGCTTCGGCGGGCCTCGAGCGGTTGCTCGAGGCAGTCGCGGAGCGGGACGTGTCGGGTCCCGAGCGACGGTAG